The nucleotide sequence TCTGGCCCCGGAGGGTTTCGACGGGGGCGGCCTGCTCTTCGAACAAAGCGAACTTGATCGAAGAGGAGCCGGCATTGAGGGTCAGGATGTGCCGTCGTGTCATCTCACCTCGCATGACCTCGGAGGGGTTTCTCGCCAACTCACAAATTGGAGAAAATACCACCCATTTTCATGACGCCCCAAAGACAACCAAAACGATAGGTTGCATTGCCTTGCCAGGCGCCTCGTCTGCTAGCTTGCGACAAATCGAATCGGACTGCGGGAGGATCATTGTGGTGAACATGCCTAGACATCTCCTGCCGACCACCGTGATCGGAAGCTATCCGCAGCCGGACTGGCTGGTCGATCGCGCCATGCTCTCCAAGTCCATTCCACGCATCCGGCTGCAGGGCATGTGGCGCATTCAGCGCCCGCTGCTCGAGGAAGCCCAGGACGACGCCACTGTTGTCGCGATCCACGACATGGAACAGGCGGGCATCGACATCATCTCGGACGGCGAGATCCGCCGCGAGAGCTACTCCAACCGCTTCGCCACCGCACTCGACGGGATCGATGCCGACAATCCCGCGATCATCATCTCCCCGGCCGGCAACAAGACGCCCGTCCCGCGCGTCGTCGGGCCGATCCGGCGCAGATATCCGGTTGAGCTGCGGGACATGGAGTTCCTCCGTCGCAACACGATCAGGGCGGCCAAGATCACGCTGCCCGGCCCGTTCACCCTGAGCCAGCAGGCGCAGGATGATTTCTATCACGACGATGAAGCGGTCGCGATGGCGTTTGCCGAGGTCGCCAACGCCGAGGCCCGCGACCTGCAACGAGCCGGCGCCGACGTCATCCAGCTCGACGAGTCCTGGGTGCGCAGCAATCCGCAGGCCGCGCGGCGCTATGCAGTCAAGGCCATCAACCGCGCGCTCGATCATATCACGGTGCCCACCATCGTTCACGTCTGCTTCGGCTATGCGGCCATCGTGCCAGGCTCCAGCAAGCCGAGCGGATATCCGTTCCTCACCGAACTCGCCGAGTGCTGCGCGACGCAGATCTCGATCGAGGCGGCGCAGCCGCGGCTCGATCTGGGCGTTCTCAAGGATCTCTCTGCCAAGACCATCGTGCTCGGCGTGCTCGATCTCGGCGATCCCGAGATCGAGCCGGTGAGCGTCATTGCCGAGCGCATCCGCAATGGCCTCAAAGTCGTGGCGCCGGAGCGGCTGGTGGTCGCGCCGGACTGCGGCATGAAATATCTGCCGCGCGCCACCGCGTTCGGGAAATTGAAGGCGATGAGCGCGGCGGCTGCGCGGGTGCGCGAGGAACTCGCCTGAAAGTTCAATGTGGCAGACGCGGCGCATATCGGGCGACCGTCTCCACGGCAGCGCCACCCTGCGTCCCCATTCGGGGAATAAGGCAGGCGGTGAACGCCATGGGTCGGCCGGGCCGATCTTGGCGGGATGGAGGCTCTGATGGCCGTCTGCTTCACGTCTAAACACCTGGCCGGCGCGATCGCCCTGTTCGGCTGCGCGTGCAGCGGGACGGCGAGCGCCGATCCGATCGAGGACGTCATGGGCGGCCTGCTGCGCGATGCGCGCAGCTCGTTTGCGCGAATGGTGCCGCTCGATCTCGTACCGACGATGCCGTCGTTGCAGCCTCCCCCAATTCAACAACCCGCCCTGCCGCGCGGGCCGCAGCAGACGCAACCCGCTCCGCAGGCGTCGAGCAAGCAGCCGCCAACTCAAGAGCGGACGGCCAAGACCAAGCCGCCGCCCAGCCCCGCTGCCGCGGCGTTCGCCGCCGCGGATGCCGCGGAGACGGTCGCCGACGCCAATCTCGACGCCGCGCTGGCGGCCAACGAGAAGGCGGTGGCCGAGCGCAACGCCGCTGATGCCCTAGCCAAGGCCAGCCCGACCCCCGCCAACATCGCCGCGGCGAAGGCGGCAGCCGAGGCGGCCCACATCGCCGAGGCCAACCTCACCGACGCGCTGCTCGCCGACAAGGAGACAGATGCGCGCCTCAAGGCCGCGCGCGCCGCCCTTGCGGCGGAGCAGAATGGCCGGAGGTCGCAGGCCAGGCCGCAGACGCCGATGCCGGTCAGCCTGACCGACAAATAGCAGCCTCACACCGCGTCAGCGCGCTCCAGCGTGTCGATGGTGACGACGCCATGGGCGCGCGACACGCAGGCGCAGAGCTTGCGGTTCTCGTGCTTCTGCTCGTCGCTGAAGAACACGTCGCGATGATCGATCTCGCCGTCGACATCGACGACGTCGATGGCGCAAACGCCGCACTCGCCGCGACGGCAGTCGGCCATGACCTCATGGCCGGCCGCATTGAGCACGTCGAGCATCGAGCGATCGCGCGGCACGACGATCTCCTCGCCGCTGTCGCGCAGGCGAACCTTGAACGGTTCGGTCGCCAGACGCCCCGACGATCCGAACGTCTCGTAGCTGAGATCGGACGCCGGACGGCCGCAGGCGGCCCAAGCGCTGCGCGCCGCATCCAGCATCCGCATCGGGCCGCAGAAGAGCACCGCCGTGCCCTGCGGCAGGCTGGCAAACAGAGCCGACAGATCGAGCCGCTGCGCCTGGTCGGCCGCGTAGACCGACAGCCTGTCGCCGAGCAGCGTCGCGAGCTCGTCGGCATAGGCCGCGTCGCCATGCGATCTCACCGCATAATGCAGCGAGACGTTCGGCGTCTTGCGAAGCAGCGCCTGCGCCGCACCGACCAGCGGCGTGATGCCGATGCCGCCGGCCACCAGACAATAATGCTGATACTGCCAGCCGACCTGCAGCAGCGAGGTCGGGCTCGCCACCTCGATACGCGCGCCCGGCTGCAGCGACCAGAGATAGCGCGAGCCGCCGCGTGAATCCTCGGCGAAGCGCACGGCGATCCGATAGCCCCGCGGGTCGGCTTCGCCGACCAGCGAATAGGAACGGACATCCGGCTGCCCGTCGACGAGCACGCTGACCTTGATATGGCTGCCGACCGGATAGGGCGCACAGACATAGCCGTCAGGTCGCAAGAGAAACTCACGAATGCCCGGCGCGAGGTCGCGCGTCGCCACCAGCGTCGCGGGCGACCAATTATCCTGGAAGCGCATGGTCGTCTCCCTTAGTTCGAGCTCATCGTCTTGATCAGAACGGCGGCCGGCACGAGGTCCATCGGGCCGCGCGCCTTGACGGCCAGCCGCAGATTGCGCGCGGCGAGACGGGCATGCTCGCGCATGATGCTCTCGGCGCGCGCGCCCTCGCGGTTCTCGATCGCATCGAGGACGATGCGATGATGCTCCTGCGCGACCACCAGAATGTGCCGCGCCTCGGGCAACGCCGACTGTGCCATCACGAAACCGCTCGGCGAGGCGAACGGCAGCGCGCTGGCGCGATCGACCTGGCGGATCACCGGCGGGCTGCGCGACAGCTCGGCGAGCAGCGCGTGAAAGCGGGCATTGAGCGCGACATAGGCCGAGAACGCATCGAAGGAGATTTCAGCCGGCGCGATCAGCTCGTCGATCTGGGCGAGGCACTCGCGCATCGGCTCGGTGTCGCGCACGGAGACGCCGCGCTCGGCGGCGAGGCGTGCCGCCAACCCTTCCATCGTGCCGCGCACCTCGATGGAATCGAGCACGTCGCGCTCTGAGAACGATTTGACCATGAAGCCGCCGGACGGAATGGCCTCCAGCAGCCCCTCCTCCTCCAGCCGCACCAGCGCCATCCGCACCGGCGTGCGCGAGACACCCGCCGCCTCTACCGCCTGCAGCTCCGATATCCGTTCGCCTGGGCGCAAGCCGCCGGTGAGGATCAGGTCGCGCAGCGTGAGCTGCGCGCGGACGGTCTGCGAAATCGAGCGATCGGCCTCACGCTCAGGCATTCCAACTACTCCGCGGCTTCGCGCAGCGGCGTTTCACGCGCGATCATCCGGTCGATGATACGCCGTGCCCACATCGCCCCTGCATCGATGTTGAGGTTGTAGAAAACACGTCCCGGGTTTTCGTCCATCGCGCGCTGCTGCGCCTCGAGGATGAATTCGTCCTCGCGGAAGATGCCGGACACGCCTTCGCG is from Bradyrhizobium sp. ORS 285 and encodes:
- a CDS encoding uroporphyrinogen decarboxylase family protein: MPRHLLPTTVIGSYPQPDWLVDRAMLSKSIPRIRLQGMWRIQRPLLEEAQDDATVVAIHDMEQAGIDIISDGEIRRESYSNRFATALDGIDADNPAIIISPAGNKTPVPRVVGPIRRRYPVELRDMEFLRRNTIRAAKITLPGPFTLSQQAQDDFYHDDEAVAMAFAEVANAEARDLQRAGADVIQLDESWVRSNPQAARRYAVKAINRALDHITVPTIVHVCFGYAAIVPGSSKPSGYPFLTELAECCATQISIEAAQPRLDLGVLKDLSAKTIVLGVLDLGDPEIEPVSVIAERIRNGLKVVAPERLVVAPDCGMKYLPRATAFGKLKAMSAAAARVREELA
- a CDS encoding PDR/VanB family oxidoreductase: MRFQDNWSPATLVATRDLAPGIREFLLRPDGYVCAPYPVGSHIKVSVLVDGQPDVRSYSLVGEADPRGYRIAVRFAEDSRGGSRYLWSLQPGARIEVASPTSLLQVGWQYQHYCLVAGGIGITPLVGAAQALLRKTPNVSLHYAVRSHGDAAYADELATLLGDRLSVYAADQAQRLDLSALFASLPQGTAVLFCGPMRMLDAARSAWAACGRPASDLSYETFGSSGRLATEPFKVRLRDSGEEIVVPRDRSMLDVLNAAGHEVMADCRRGECGVCAIDVVDVDGEIDHRDVFFSDEQKHENRKLCACVSRAHGVVTIDTLERADAV
- a CDS encoding GntR family transcriptional regulator, which codes for MPEREADRSISQTVRAQLTLRDLILTGGLRPGERISELQAVEAAGVSRTPVRMALVRLEEEGLLEAIPSGGFMVKSFSERDVLDSIEVRGTMEGLAARLAAERGVSVRDTEPMRECLAQIDELIAPAEISFDAFSAYVALNARFHALLAELSRSPPVIRQVDRASALPFASPSGFVMAQSALPEARHILVVAQEHHRIVLDAIENREGARAESIMREHARLAARNLRLAVKARGPMDLVPAAVLIKTMSSN